In Acholeplasma equirhinis, the following proteins share a genomic window:
- a CDS encoding ribonuclease J produces the protein MSEIRFFALGGLGENGKNMYVVDVDRQYFILDAGLKYPTQELYGVDEIIPNYRMLINIKDRIKGIFLTHAHEDHIGALPHILQDLNVPVYATPFTMEVIKDSLKEKNFDLDKLTLHTIDRNTIIRSGNVKLTFFSTTHSIPESVGVAIHTIDGVIVYTSDFTFVQNGDPKYQTDFSKINELAQKNVIALLTESLGSTLVQDGGIGDTLTHKINSVYANAEGRIIVSLFSSDLQKIQRIIDISLIHHKKIAIIGRRAQRIVDIAIEKGYLNIPKDALTNLRFIDEKNQNTQNNLVCLVTGNRHEPFFMLQRMCKKQDRLIHINENDTILLMTAPVPGTEKMAARTLDVLYRSDAQIKVMDKRLLSSAHATAEEIKMMINLLRPKYVIPTIGEFRHQYGVKKLALELGYTDDNIFLLDNGDSVNFNDGKDAYVAKGEIKTGDILIDGTAIGDVNDYVMRDRELLAADGVMLVIANVDPKAKKVLSDVEVITKGFVHYDDSEKSILDDVKLIFTKVADKHLQGKYVNWNEFKIEARDEVSKFIYNETKRRPITIPVIISTERN, from the coding sequence TTGAGTGAAATACGCTTTTTCGCGTTAGGTGGACTAGGTGAAAATGGGAAAAATATGTATGTCGTTGATGTCGACAGACAATATTTTATATTGGATGCTGGTTTAAAGTATCCAACCCAAGAATTATACGGAGTTGATGAAATTATTCCAAATTACCGTATGTTAATCAATATCAAAGATAGAATTAAAGGGATTTTCTTAACACATGCCCATGAAGATCATATTGGTGCGCTTCCGCATATTTTACAAGACTTAAATGTACCTGTATATGCAACACCATTTACCATGGAAGTCATTAAAGATTCCTTAAAAGAAAAAAACTTTGACCTAGACAAACTAACCTTACATACAATTGATCGTAATACAATAATTCGAAGTGGTAATGTTAAACTTACCTTCTTTTCAACGACGCACTCAATTCCTGAATCAGTCGGTGTTGCAATCCACACTATTGACGGTGTAATTGTCTATACATCAGACTTTACTTTCGTACAAAACGGTGATCCAAAATATCAAACAGATTTTTCAAAAATTAATGAACTTGCACAAAAGAACGTCATTGCCTTATTAACGGAATCGCTTGGATCTACATTAGTTCAAGATGGAGGTATAGGTGATACTTTAACGCATAAGATAAATTCTGTATATGCAAATGCAGAAGGTAGAATTATTGTTTCACTATTCTCATCCGATCTTCAAAAAATTCAAAGAATTATCGATATCTCATTAATACATCATAAGAAGATTGCGATTATCGGAAGAAGAGCACAAAGAATTGTTGATATCGCAATCGAAAAAGGTTATTTAAATATTCCTAAAGATGCACTAACAAATCTTCGATTCATTGATGAAAAGAACCAAAATACTCAAAACAATCTTGTTTGTTTAGTAACTGGTAATCGTCATGAACCATTCTTTATGTTACAAAGAATGTGCAAAAAACAAGATAGATTAATCCATATCAATGAAAATGACACAATCTTATTAATGACAGCACCAGTGCCTGGTACTGAAAAGATGGCAGCAAGAACTTTAGACGTACTTTACAGGTCAGATGCACAAATTAAAGTTATGGATAAACGTTTATTATCATCAGCCCATGCAACAGCAGAAGAAATTAAAATGATGATCAATTTATTAAGACCAAAATATGTCATTCCGACAATCGGTGAATTCCGACATCAATACGGTGTTAAAAAGTTAGCACTTGAACTCGGTTATACAGATGATAATATTTTCTTACTTGATAATGGTGATTCAGTTAACTTTAATGATGGTAAAGATGCATATGTTGCTAAAGGTGAAATTAAAACTGGTGATATTTTAATCGATGGTACTGCAATTGGTGATGTCAATGACTATGTCATGAGAGATAGAGAACTTTTAGCTGCAGATGGTGTGATGTTAGTTATTGCAAATGTTGATCCAAAAGCTAAAAAAGTTTTAAGTGATGTTGAAGTGATCACTAAAGGATTTGTTCATTATGACGACTCTGAAAAATCAATTTTAGATGATGTTAAACTCATTTTCACGAAAGTTGCTGACAAACATTTACAAGGCAAATATGTTAACTGGAATGAATTTAAAATAGAAGCAAGAGATGAAGTTTCTAAGTTTATTTATAATGAAACTAAACGACGTCCAATTACAATTCCAGTAATCATATCAACAGAAAGAAATTAA
- the recU gene encoding Holliday junction resolvase RecU — protein MLNYPNKKKPIQKVNNYANLGMTLESDIEETNQYYLTHNIAVIHKKPTPIQVVNVSYPARNKAKITEAYYRTPSTTDFNGLYKGKYIDFDAKETNSKTSMPLANIHEHQMRHLKDVEHHGGIAFFIVGWKVYNEYYLLPYKELEPLWEASKKDGRKSIPYSFFKEKGIKIPFSYQPRLDYLKAVDQLLK, from the coding sequence ATGTTAAATTATCCTAATAAGAAAAAGCCAATTCAAAAAGTTAATAACTATGCAAATCTTGGGATGACCCTTGAAAGTGACATTGAAGAAACAAATCAATATTATTTAACTCATAATATTGCTGTCATACATAAAAAACCAACACCCATACAAGTTGTAAATGTATCTTATCCTGCTAGAAATAAAGCTAAAATTACTGAGGCTTATTATAGAACACCATCCACAACAGATTTTAATGGTTTATATAAGGGTAAATATATTGATTTTGATGCTAAGGAAACAAATTCTAAAACATCGATGCCACTTGCAAACATCCATGAACACCAAATGAGACATTTAAAAGATGTTGAACATCATGGTGGTATTGCTTTCTTTATCGTAGGCTGGAAAGTATATAATGAATATTACTTATTACCTTATAAAGAATTAGAACCGCTTTGGGAAGCATCAAAAAAAGATGGCAGAAAATCTATTCCTTATAGTTTTTTTAAAGAAAAAGGGATAAAAATCCCTTTCTCCTATCAACCTAGACTTGATTATTTAAAAGCAGTTGATCAATTACTGAAATGA
- a CDS encoding energy-coupled thiamine transporter ThiT, which yields MNKELKKLVLTAVLAALAIALGFVIKITPGLNLEMPQGGNVFGINMLPLILIGIVIGWQYGLLGGAVYGVISLIMDGYTFHWGSFLLDYIIPFAGIAAVGGFFGKDVLKGWKKLALVFLCAFILRWISHGLSGVLIFADYAPVGTNAWFYSFILYNLPYLATTFTISFVIALGIKKQLILLTESFQ from the coding sequence ATGAATAAAGAATTAAAGAAGTTAGTATTGACAGCAGTACTAGCTGCCCTTGCGATTGCGTTAGGGTTCGTGATTAAAATCACACCAGGATTAAATCTTGAGATGCCTCAAGGTGGTAATGTATTTGGTATCAATATGTTACCACTGATATTAATTGGTATTGTTATCGGTTGGCAATACGGATTACTTGGTGGTGCGGTATATGGTGTCATCTCACTCATTATGGATGGTTACACATTCCATTGGGGTAGTTTCTTACTTGATTACATCATTCCGTTTGCAGGTATTGCTGCAGTTGGTGGTTTCTTTGGTAAAGATGTATTAAAGGGATGGAAGAAGTTAGCATTAGTTTTCTTGTGTGCATTTATCTTACGATGGATTTCACATGGATTATCCGGAGTATTAATTTTTGCGGATTATGCACCTGTTGGAACAAATGCTTGGTTCTATTCGTTTATTCTTTATAATTTACCTTATTTAGCAACCACATTTACAATAAGTTTTGTGATTGCATTAGGTATAAAAAAACAGCTGATCTTACTAACGGAATCATTTCAGTAA
- a CDS encoding NfeD family protein gives MNEYMIWFWLAVFVIAVGFEFATTEFVSIWFAIAAIPSLLIAIFAPGSLWLEVIVFFTVGFVLMALTRPLVVKYFRRNVVDTNVDAYIGKVAIVVKPISDVQYGSVKFEGTEWTAMSNESIEAGAKVRILAIEGNKLIVTKIDN, from the coding sequence ATGAATGAATATATGATTTGGTTCTGGCTTGCAGTATTTGTGATTGCTGTTGGTTTTGAATTTGCTACAACTGAATTTGTAAGCATTTGGTTTGCAATTGCTGCAATTCCATCTTTACTTATTGCAATCTTTGCACCAGGTAGTCTTTGGCTAGAGGTGATCGTCTTCTTCACCGTTGGCTTTGTGTTAATGGCTTTAACTAGACCGCTTGTCGTTAAATACTTTAGAAGAAATGTCGTCGATACGAATGTTGATGCTTATATTGGTAAAGTTGCAATAGTAGTTAAACCTATTTCTGATGTACAATATGGATCTGTTAAATTTGAAGGCACAGAATGGACAGCAATGTCAAATGAATCCATCGAAGCTGGTGCGAAAGTAAGAATACTTGCTATCGAAGGTAATAAATTGATCGTTACAAAAATCGATAATTAA
- a CDS encoding SPFH domain-containing protein, giving the protein METLLIVLAVLLVIAALILVSGFRVVNQTNKYIVQRLGAYHATWGVGIHFLIPFIDRVVAIVNLKEQVKDFDPQAVITKDNVTMQIDTIVFYQVTDPKLYAYGVDNPVNAIEALSATTLRNIIGELDLDATLTSRDIINTKMRDTLDEATDKWGIKVNRVEVKNIMPPKDIRESMEKQMRAEREKRQTILIAEGEKRAKILEAEGHSESVILRAEAEKRQVILQAEAEAEQIEKLKRAEALGIQLIKEAGADEAVLKIKAFEALAKLAEGQSTKIVVPSNLAELAGVVTALADTALPGNEKAAKKKAE; this is encoded by the coding sequence ATGGAAACATTATTAATTGTTCTTGCAGTCTTATTAGTCATTGCTGCATTAATCCTAGTATCGGGTTTTAGAGTGGTTAACCAAACCAATAAGTATATTGTTCAACGTTTAGGTGCGTATCATGCAACTTGGGGTGTAGGTATTCACTTCTTAATTCCATTCATTGATAGAGTTGTTGCAATCGTTAACTTAAAGGAACAAGTCAAAGACTTTGACCCACAAGCCGTGATCACTAAAGATAACGTTACAATGCAAATCGATACAATCGTCTTCTATCAAGTAACTGACCCTAAACTTTACGCTTATGGAGTTGATAATCCAGTAAACGCGATTGAAGCATTATCTGCTACTACTTTACGTAATATCATTGGTGAACTTGATTTAGATGCAACATTAACGTCTCGTGATATAATCAACACTAAAATGCGTGATACTTTAGACGAAGCAACTGATAAATGGGGTATTAAAGTTAACCGTGTAGAAGTTAAAAACATTATGCCTCCTAAAGATATTCGTGAATCAATGGAAAAGCAAATGCGTGCAGAACGTGAAAAACGTCAAACAATCCTTATCGCTGAAGGGGAAAAACGCGCTAAGATCTTAGAAGCTGAAGGTCATTCAGAATCAGTAATTTTAAGAGCTGAAGCTGAAAAACGTCAAGTTATCTTACAAGCTGAAGCTGAAGCTGAACAAATTGAAAAATTAAAGAGAGCTGAAGCACTTGGTATTCAATTAATTAAAGAGGCTGGAGCTGATGAAGCAGTTCTTAAGATTAAAGCATTTGAAGCACTTGCTAAACTTGCTGAAGGTCAATCAACTAAGATTGTTGTTCCATCAAATCTTGCTGAACTTGCTGGTGTTGTAACTGCACTTGCAGATACTGCATTACCGGGAAACGAAAAAGCAGCAAAGAAAAAAGCTGAATAA
- a CDS encoding M42 family metallopeptidase, giving the protein MKNQKMHKLYQDLKTLTELNGIVSNEKEVSSFLQQTIQLEAKKDYLGSLVYSYGKGMKVMLSAHIDEVGMMVTQITPEGFLKFQTIGKLSGFNLVNQKFLVTTKTNKLLGVLNANPNHFNDKDLNQKNLYLDLGFKSLKDAQAAGISVGDMITPFEPLQPLGESKVFGKALDNRLGVLALKEILNKKLDLKVNLNVAFTVQGEVGIKGAKTTAYMVEPDLAISLEAIPANDTPGGDKTGNQLGMGPQIVFYDSGLIAHHGLRNYVIDIAKKHQIPYQETSIQHEASDAAQMSLSKSGAASLVIGIPVRYTHSHTSVADLNDLENTMLLLEKVLESLDDQKVTEIIY; this is encoded by the coding sequence GTGAAGAATCAAAAAATGCATAAATTGTATCAAGACTTAAAAACATTAACTGAATTAAATGGTATTGTGTCAAATGAAAAAGAAGTTTCATCATTCCTTCAACAAACTATTCAACTTGAGGCTAAAAAAGATTATCTTGGTTCTTTAGTTTATAGTTATGGTAAAGGAATGAAGGTAATGTTATCAGCACATATTGATGAAGTTGGTATGATGGTAACGCAAATTACACCAGAGGGTTTCTTAAAGTTTCAAACTATTGGTAAACTTTCAGGTTTTAACCTCGTCAATCAAAAATTCTTAGTTACCACTAAAACAAACAAATTATTAGGTGTTTTAAATGCAAATCCAAATCATTTTAATGATAAGGATTTAAATCAAAAGAATTTATATTTAGACTTAGGATTTAAATCACTTAAGGATGCACAAGCGGCAGGTATTTCGGTTGGTGATATGATTACACCATTTGAACCACTCCAACCATTAGGTGAATCAAAAGTCTTTGGTAAGGCACTTGATAATCGTCTAGGTGTATTAGCATTAAAAGAAATTTTAAATAAAAAGTTAGATTTAAAAGTGAACTTGAATGTTGCATTTACTGTTCAAGGTGAAGTTGGCATTAAAGGTGCTAAAACAACTGCATACATGGTTGAACCTGATCTTGCGATTTCTCTAGAAGCAATCCCTGCTAATGATACACCAGGTGGCGATAAAACAGGTAATCAACTCGGAATGGGTCCACAAATTGTATTTTATGATTCAGGTTTAATTGCTCATCATGGTCTAAGAAACTATGTTATTGATATTGCAAAGAAACATCAAATTCCATATCAAGAAACATCTATTCAACATGAAGCATCTGATGCTGCGCAAATGTCACTATCTAAAAGTGGTGCAGCAAGTTTAGTGATTGGAATACCTGTACGTTATACACATTCACATACATCTGTTGCAGATCTTAATGACTTAGAAAATACGATGCTTTTACTTGAAAAAGTGCTAGAATCTTTAGATGATCAAAAAGTAACTGAAATTATATATTGA
- a CDS encoding UTP--glucose-1-phosphate uridylyltransferase, with protein MIKKAVIPAAGWGTRFLPITKAVPKEMLPIIDKPALSYIVEEAVNSGIEEILIIISTNKGAISSYFERNSDLEAFLAEKNKLNDIELIKHTSYGAKIFYTIQEEQLGLGHAVLQAEKFVGNEPFAVLLGDDVYVSKTEPALKQLINAYNEKKSTILGTLEVPDSDTKLYGICIPKDNTSKPIVELKGVVEKPQGKAPSNSAISGRYVLTPRIFELLKNQTRGAGGEIQLTDSILRLMDSEKVYSMDMQGKRYDIGSKIGYIEAIIDFALEREDLSQDLTNLLINKLKD; from the coding sequence ATGATTAAAAAAGCAGTTATTCCTGCAGCTGGTTGGGGAACTAGATTTTTACCAATTACTAAAGCAGTACCTAAAGAAATGTTACCGATTATTGATAAACCTGCGTTATCTTACATTGTAGAAGAAGCAGTGAATTCTGGTATAGAAGAAATTTTAATAATTATTTCAACAAATAAAGGTGCGATCTCATCTTATTTTGAAAGAAATTCTGATTTAGAAGCATTTCTTGCTGAAAAAAATAAATTAAACGACATTGAACTGATTAAACATACATCATATGGAGCTAAGATTTTTTATACCATTCAGGAAGAACAATTAGGTCTTGGACACGCTGTTTTACAAGCTGAAAAGTTTGTAGGTAATGAGCCTTTTGCAGTTTTACTTGGTGATGATGTGTATGTTTCTAAAACTGAACCAGCATTAAAACAATTAATCAATGCATATAATGAAAAGAAATCTACAATTTTAGGTACTTTGGAAGTACCAGATAGTGATACTAAATTATATGGTATATGTATTCCAAAAGATAATACTTCAAAACCAATTGTTGAACTAAAAGGTGTTGTTGAGAAACCTCAAGGTAAGGCACCATCAAATTCAGCAATCTCTGGTCGTTATGTCTTAACACCACGAATTTTTGAACTTTTAAAGAATCAAACAAGAGGTGCTGGTGGTGAGATTCAACTCACAGATTCAATCTTAAGATTAATGGATTCAGAAAAAGTATATTCAATGGATATGCAAGGTAAACGTTATGATATTGGTTCTAAAATTGGTTACATTGAAGCTATCATTGATTTTGCATTAGAACGTGAAGATTTAAGCCAGGATTTAACCAATTTATTAATAAATAAATTGAAGGACTAA
- the rplT gene encoding 50S ribosomal protein L20: MARVKGGPQTRRRRKKILKLAKGYFGSKHTLYRTAHEQVMHSLQFAFRDRRATKRNFRRLWIARINAAAAQNGFKYSKLIHGLSLANVALNRKVLADIAITEPAVFTSYVELAKDAIANPSKYAQKTAVKAEAPKAAKVEAPKAVKAEAPKAEVKAAINYADLKVAELREIAKEKGVEGFSSLKKAELVEALEKLN; this comes from the coding sequence ATGGCAAGAGTTAAAGGCGGCCCACAAACCCGTAGAAGAAGAAAAAAGATTTTAAAATTAGCTAAAGGTTATTTTGGTTCAAAACATACTTTATACAGAACAGCTCACGAACAAGTAATGCACTCATTACAATTCGCATTCCGCGATCGTCGTGCAACTAAGAGAAACTTTAGAAGACTTTGGATTGCTCGTATTAATGCAGCAGCTGCACAAAACGGATTCAAATATTCTAAGTTAATCCACGGTTTAAGCTTAGCAAACGTAGCATTAAATAGAAAAGTATTAGCTGATATCGCAATTACAGAACCAGCAGTATTCACATCATATGTTGAATTAGCTAAAGATGCAATTGCTAACCCAAGCAAATATGCTCAAAAAACTGCAGTTAAAGCTGAAGCTCCAAAAGCAGCTAAAGTAGAAGCTCCTAAAGCAGTTAAGGCAGAAGCTCCAAAAGCTGAAGTTAAAGCAGCAATCAACTATGCAGACTTAAAAGTTGCTGAATTAAGAGAAATCGCTAAAGAAAAAGGCGTTGAAGGATTCTCATCTTTAAAGAAAGCTGAATTAGTTGAAGCTTTAGAAAAATTAAACTAA
- the rpmI gene encoding 50S ribosomal protein L35, producing MPKQKTHSGLKKRIKVTGTGKLMRHKAYSNHLAASKTTKQNRQIAGETSVHASDAKRIKRLIANMK from the coding sequence ATGCCAAAACAAAAAACACACAGTGGTTTAAAGAAACGCATCAAAGTTACTGGTACTGGTAAATTAATGCGTCATAAAGCATATTCAAACCACTTAGCAGCATCAAAAACAACAAAACAAAATAGACAAATAGCGGGTGAAACGTCAGTTCATGCATCAGATGCAAAAAGAATTAAACGTTTAATCGCTAACATGAAGTAA
- the infC gene encoding translation initiation factor IF-3, whose amino-acid sequence MKPQTKGPTRPANTDLVNELIPNGQFLVIDENGTKLGTFDRNQALAIANDRGVDIFVVSADAKPMVAKLLDYSKYRFDQQKKLKEMRKNQHIVKIKEIKLSPTIDKHDFDTKLKAAQKFINGGDKVKVTLRFRGRMITHSDLGMQQVVKFMNALEGGVVEAQPKLEGNTLIGVVAPAKN is encoded by the coding sequence ATAAAACCACAAACTAAGGGACCAACTAGACCCGCTAATACTGATCTAGTAAACGAATTAATTCCAAATGGCCAATTCTTGGTCATTGATGAGAATGGTACTAAATTAGGTACATTTGATCGTAATCAAGCATTAGCAATTGCTAATGATAGAGGCGTTGATATCTTTGTCGTTTCTGCCGATGCAAAACCAATGGTAGCTAAACTGTTAGATTATTCGAAATATCGCTTTGATCAACAAAAGAAGCTTAAAGAAATGCGCAAGAATCAACATATCGTTAAGATTAAAGAAATCAAATTATCACCAACAATTGATAAACATGACTTTGATACTAAATTAAAGGCAGCTCAAAAGTTTATTAATGGTGGTGACAAGGTTAAGGTAACACTACGTTTTAGAGGACGTATGATTACACACTCAGACCTTGGCATGCAACAAGTTGTCAAGTTTATGAATGCTCTAGAAGGTGGCGTTGTCGAAGCACAACCAAAATTAGAAGGCAACACATTAATTGGTGTTGTCGCTCCAGCGAAAAACTAA
- a CDS encoding ABC transporter ATP-binding protein — protein MNQPKPMHQRNDGSQVAKNKKATLKRLWYYLSFYKYRLVIGMVLTIVANALSLIGPYLTGLMINEMVISDEHPSIDFNQIFLLAGLMISFYLVSAIMNYFLSIALVKMAQSVVFKLRTDLFNKMTKVSVKYFDTNQTGDIISRMSYDIDTISTSLSADVLNLITSAITLVVSFVMMIIVSPLLLLIYFITIPLSFFITTSLSKIIKKKLRARNTQLGLMNGYAEEMISAQKTIQSYVQEENIYQKFEAHNRDAEKKSYDSGYYSTMVGPSVNFINNFGTALVATAGAILVVLGKILVGDLSSFMLYSKRFSGPINQMSNLVADIQSALAAAERIFYVLDQDDEKADILDAKTEGINEGLIEFKDVNFGYNPNELILKNVNFTAKPGQTVAIVGETGAGKTTLVNLLMRYYEINSGLITLDDVPIDQYQRAYYRKAYSMVLQDTWIFKGTVYENIKYGNGDVSLDEVIEAAKKARIHHYISHLPEGYNTVLSDDGINISKGQKQLIVIARAILSKSQILILDEATSNVDTYTEINIQSAMQELMKGKTSFVIAHRLSTIRHADLILLMHQGNIVEQGTHEELMAKEGMYYQLFMSQFS, from the coding sequence ATGAACCAACCAAAACCTATGCATCAAAGAAATGATGGTTCTCAAGTTGCTAAAAATAAAAAAGCAACCTTAAAACGTCTTTGGTATTATCTATCTTTCTATAAATATCGATTAGTCATCGGTATGGTCTTAACGATTGTTGCCAACGCACTATCACTCATTGGACCTTATCTGACAGGTTTAATGATTAATGAAATGGTCATCAGTGATGAACATCCTTCCATTGATTTTAATCAAATCTTTTTACTTGCAGGATTAATGATTTCATTTTATTTAGTTTCTGCAATCATGAATTATTTCCTATCGATTGCACTTGTGAAGATGGCGCAAAGTGTAGTCTTTAAATTAAGAACAGACCTTTTTAATAAAATGACTAAAGTATCAGTCAAGTATTTTGATACAAATCAAACTGGTGATATCATCTCTCGTATGAGTTATGATATTGATACAATCTCAACATCTTTATCAGCTGATGTCTTAAATTTAATCACATCCGCTATTACACTTGTTGTATCGTTTGTTATGATGATAATTGTTTCGCCACTTTTACTTTTAATCTACTTTATAACAATTCCACTTTCATTCTTTATTACAACCAGTCTATCAAAAATCATTAAGAAAAAACTACGTGCTAGAAATACACAACTTGGACTTATGAATGGATATGCTGAAGAAATGATTTCAGCTCAGAAGACAATTCAATCGTATGTTCAAGAAGAAAACATTTATCAAAAATTTGAAGCACATAATAGAGATGCTGAGAAGAAGAGTTATGATTCAGGTTATTATTCAACGATGGTTGGTCCTTCAGTTAACTTTATTAATAATTTTGGGACAGCACTTGTTGCAACGGCCGGTGCGATACTGGTTGTCCTTGGAAAAATCTTAGTTGGTGATTTATCAAGTTTTATGTTATATTCAAAACGTTTTTCAGGTCCAATTAACCAAATGTCAAACTTGGTTGCAGATATTCAATCAGCACTTGCTGCTGCTGAAAGAATATTTTATGTCCTTGATCAAGATGATGAAAAAGCAGATATTCTTGATGCTAAAACTGAAGGTATTAATGAAGGTTTAATTGAGTTTAAAGATGTAAATTTTGGATATAATCCAAATGAACTCATTTTAAAGAATGTAAATTTCACTGCTAAACCAGGACAAACGGTTGCAATCGTTGGTGAAACTGGTGCGGGTAAAACGACACTTGTCAACTTACTCATGCGATATTATGAAATTAACAGTGGGTTAATTACATTAGATGATGTTCCGATTGATCAATATCAAAGAGCATACTATAGAAAAGCATATTCTATGGTCTTACAAGATACATGGATATTTAAAGGTACCGTCTATGAAAATATTAAATATGGTAATGGTGATGTTTCACTTGATGAAGTGATTGAAGCTGCTAAAAAAGCAAGAATTCATCACTATATTTCTCATTTACCTGAAGGTTATAACACAGTGCTTTCAGATGATGGTATCAATATTTCAAAAGGACAAAAACAATTGATTGTTATTGCAAGGGCAATCCTTTCTAAATCACAAATCTTAATTTTGGATGAAGCAACTTCAAATGTAGATACATACACTGAAATCAATATCCAAAGTGCTATGCAAGAATTGATGAAAGGAAAGACAAGTTTTGTTATTGCACATAGATTATCAACCATTCGTCATGCAGATTTAATTCTTTTAATGCATCAAGGTAATATTGTTGAACAAGGTACACACGAAGAACTGATGGCTAAAGAAGGTATGTATTATCAACTCTTTATGTCACAATTCTCTTAA